Genomic DNA from Pedosphaera parvula Ellin514:
AAAAGGGGAGAGTACCTTGGGAATATAGAGGGGCTCGCGTTTCGGATTGGCCAGGGTGCCGGTGACTTTATATTCGAAAGCCTTTGTAACCGGCCAAAGCACCTTGCTTAAGATTGGGCCCACCACCCAGGTATCCTGAAACATCTGAGCCTCAACCGTGGCATTCACCCTGGTATCGAAATCGACGGTGCCTTTGTATAGCATCCGCATTACCGGAGCCCTCATTTCAAGGTCGTCTGACCGTATAATACTATTGTTGATGGTAAAAGTACCCGCAGCCTCGCTAATTGGGCTTTTGCCGAGTCCTGGAACCAGATCATTTAGCGCCTGGGAGAATATGCCGAAGATGGGAATTTCCCATATGAGCCCTTCATGTAAGTCGACCTGGCCCTTTCCAAACCAACTATTCCAATCCGCAGTGTTCGCGCTGATGACAGTAAGATGGCCACTCAATCGCCCCTGCAAATTATTAGTTCCGCTATATAAGTCTGCCATGAGCAAATGCAGATTGGAATCGGTCACTATGAAATCAAAGCCGAAGTCTGCACCTTTGCGATGCGCGAAATCAAATTCTGCGGAGCCGGTCAGGGTGCCTTTGTAAAAATCAGCCTGGATCTGGCTTAAGTTGAGATGATCACCCACCCAATGCACTCCGCCCGATATGTGTGCGACGTTGAATTTACTCCACTGGAACGGCCCTCCTTCGACCTCAAAATGAGCGTCTACCGGAGCCTCTGATCCAAGCGGAATGATCCCGTTTAAACGTACCATTGGGGGTTGAAGAAAATGGTAAGGCTCCATGATCTTGAATATCCTGGGGCCCACCGCGGTAAGCACGCGGGCAGGTTCCATGGTGCTGAAACCGTTGGTAATCGCAACGGTCCTTTTATCAAAATTAAACAGGGCGCTGGAGGCTGCCATATATTGCGTGCCGTATTCCACCCGTGCATTGGTGAGCGTGAGAAAGTGATTTGTATATTCAATCCCCGACCGTAAGCTGGTGGCTGCCTCGCCGCGAAAGCTAAAATCACGACAAGCCACCTGCGCTTTGAATCCGATCCGCTCATGGTCATACCACTGCCCCCAAATCTCAGCGTCTACTATCGGTGGCTGAGTAGTCGATATCATGTCGAATATGCGCTGTTGCTGAGGCTCAAACAGCGGCTGGGCCACCTTGGGATCAATGCTGCTGTTAATGCGAAAATAGTAATCCTTGGTTCGATCGTTGGCCCGAATTGCCAGATTGAGTTTCCCTTCCGGCCTGGTCGCGATCAAGTCCGGTATATCCCAGATCATGTTGGTATAACGAATATGTGACTGCGCGGAGCTCACCTGGATTCCGCGATACGCCGCCTCTCCCAGCTTCACTTCACCTTCCAAACAGAGCGTTGGGAGTACCTCAGCTCGCCAGTCGGGCTGTCTATTGGTCCATGAAGGAAATACGAAACCGCCACTACCTTGCAAGGCCGGTGGGTTTTGCCAGGAGAATTGCCCGATCCAGTGTCGGCTTTTCTCACTAAGTGCCGGAGAAACTTTTTGCACATCAAAGTCCGAGGAGTAACTGAAGTTCAGCTCGCGGGAAACTACGTTCAGGGACGCCTGGGCTTTCACTTTACCCTGGTACAATTCGGAATATACGTTGGTTATGGCCAGTTCAGGAGCCCGCCATGTTCCGCCACAAGCCACTTCCTGCACCTTAAAATCTTGAGCGTGGACATTGGTAAGATGGCAGTTCCAATCAATGTAATAAGGCTCGAGCGACGCCCACCACGCCCACTGTTCATTGGCAGTGCGGGTGAAATTCTTCGGCGGTTCCTGCAGCCGTCCGGTCAGTTCAAATCCGCCTGCGGTGCCCCAGCGGGTTCGCGCATCTGCCAGGGTTAATGTTCCATTGCCGTTTATGGGAATTGGGTTGGTGGGTGAGTGAGCCCATTGCGCGGTAAAGTGTGCATTCGTGGCCTGTGCCCATGGTGTGATCGTCTCCCCGGCCAGGAGTTCAAGCTGGCATTGAACCTTATTCGTTAAGGTTTCATCCGAAATTAATCTGAGCGCCAGCCGGAAATCCTTCGTGCTGGCCCACTGAGTTTGGGCGCTATCGGCATGTAGCTGGAGGTCCGCATGCGGTTGCTGGTTGGTTGTGCTCGGAGCCAGCAACCTGGCCACCAGCAGGCCATTGGTCAATGTTCCCCAGGGAGTTTGCGCCCCCGTGGCGCTCACCGTAAGATGGGCATCAAAACTTTCCAAATTGCGGGCGTCACCATGGAAAACCAGGTTTATTTCCGGAGGCGTAAAGAATTTGATCCGCTCAAATGTATCTTCCACCCGATTGAGGCGGTCCTGCAATTTTTTGGGAGAAGCCATGTTGGTGCCCTGGCCTTTCGTCCACTCCCGCATGGCCGATGCATTGGTCAGGGAACCTGACAGGTTTACCTGTACGCCGGCAACGGAAGCTTTGAAGTTTTCCAACTCCCATTGGTCATTCGGTAGAAAACGGAGCCGAGTTTCAATTTTATTGACCGCCAACGCCTGCCGGTTGCGATTGGTTTCCGCCTCCGCCCAAAGGACCTCACCGTTATGCAGTATCAGGGAATCCGGACTGAGTTGAAAGCTTTTGAGGGCTTCGTGGTTAAGCTTTACTTCAACCTCACGGATGAAAATTTGCGGATCATTCGTCCCTTGTGGAACCTGTCCGAAAACAACATTTTCGGCAACGATTCCACGATACCAACGCAGACGGAGGCGGGAGAACTGAAGGTCTACACCTTTGTCGTGCAGTTTCCCAATCAGCGGCGCTTTGAGGACATCCGGCAATCCAACCTGGTTCAGGTAAATCCCGGCAGCAACCAGACTAAGAATGAGCAACAGAACTGAAATCCGCATTCCTCGCACAATCTTGCGGCAGATCCGCCACCCGCGGCTTTTGAAACGCGAAGCCATAATCAGGAAGCGGGTTTTTCGTGAATATTAAAGTCGTACAAAATCCGCTCCACTATGCGGGTGGGAAATTCGAATACCCAGGTTTGGCCCTCAAGGCGGACAGCTCCATAACGGTGCTGACTGGGTGACCAACCGCCCAGATCCAAAACCAACGTTTGATTTTGATTACCTGAACGCACTTCCACAGAAACTTGCGTCGATTTGTCGGATATTCCATACTTCGCGAGATTTTGATCCCCGCAGTCAATCCAGGAACCCGCTTCAAGGCTGCCCAGTTCATCCGCTCCTGCTTCGACCGCAAAATTATCCACAATACCCTGAGAACCGCTGGCGAGACTCCATTGATTTTCTGCCTTGCGAATCATTTTAACGGAGGAACCGTCATTACGAACCGTGACACTGCTGACATCTGCCGGCGTAAAGTTCCAGATATGCCGGTCCCGGAGTTGGAGGGCCTTGGAAGGAAGTCTTTCAAAATCGACTTGTTTGACCGCATAAACTGAATCCTCATCAGGACGGTCAGCGCGACGGGCATAGATTTTATCTTCAAAGGTTGAGCCGAAATCCAATTCTGCCAAAACGACATTCGTGGGATTGGACTTATCCTTGGTCATGCCTTCCTTAAGAATATATTTCCGAACCGGATTGGCGAGCCCATACTTGGGAAAGTCTGAGGCGCTCACCACGTCTTTGACAGCAAATTGGCCGGCCGCCGGCACAATTTCGAGACCACTCAAACCATCAATCAAATCGAGCATGGTTTCCGGGTCGGCAGGAAAGTTATAGGGCTCGTTGACGCGCCACGCGCCAGTGCTCTGCTTTTGGATCGTAAAGTCTGTCGATTTATCCGACTGATGGACCTCAATTGTCTCCAATGACAAAGGAACAGGTCCCGCAAGCCGTCTATCCCGAAATTCTTCATATCGGGCGCGCCAGGGGGCAATGAACTCCTTCGGAATTTCGACAATGGCTGGCTGGCCCTTGACCATTGCAAAAATCTGTTTGGAGTCATTTGTCGGGCTTTTTCCAAATTGCAACGCAAGCACGGGATTGGTTCCTTGACTGAGAGTTACTTCAAATTCGGCCGGCTTCAAACCGTAGGTCTCCAGGTCGGCCGCCGGATCGTCCGTTACAAAACGGCTGACCCGCGCACTCTCCAATCTTGCCAGGCTCCCTTCTACTCTTGAACTATCAGCACGCGCGGGCATTGGATAGGTGATGCGCCAAAGCCGGTTGGACGCACGACTTAACTCAAAGGACCTTCCGCCGTTCGTGACGGCGAGCCGGTCAAAGGTCAGACCCTTCAAGGACAACAGGTTGGTATCCCGCCATTCGTTTAAGGTTCGTGGAAGCAATTTGATTATGTCAGAACTAACCACATCGATTCCTTCCGTGCCTACTACCTGCAGGTAAACCTGATCACCTGGCGCGGTAAGGAATCCAAATTTTATCGGAGAATGACGATTGTTTCCCTCTTGAAGAATGACGGTAACCTGGGGTGTCTCAAATCCGAACTCCTCCTCGGCCTTGGGATTTTTTCTTAGTTCCTGCGTCGGAATGTGAATTTGCACGCTCAAGGTTTCCAACGCGCGCAGCAGGGATTCAATCGCCACGCTTTGGGCCGGGTAGGTAATCGGCTTCGTCAATTGCCAGCTGCCATTGGTTCGAGTGGCGCGCATTTCCAGTTGGCCGGCAGGCTGAATTTGAATGCTGGTAATGGAGGCTGCCTTGAAGTTGACCAGTGCCTTCGTTGCGGAAGGTGTCGTTTCACGCTGATGTCTTTCAATAAAAAAAATGAAGGCAAACATGCCAGCTGTGACAAAAATGAGTATCCATGTATTCTTTGGATTCATGGTTTAAACAACGTTCGGGATTGGAACTGTGGGAGGAAAACACATTTTGGCGACATCCCAGCCATGCCCGCGATCCTCTGAGCTAAATTATGGAATTTAAACCGCATTTTATTTGCGTCGGCGCAACCATACGATGCCGCCCAACAGCATCACCCCGCCTGGCATTGCTGCCAGGAGAATCCATTCCACGTCCCTGAATTGTGATCTGGTCATCATAATCTTATACTCTGTGACCTGCTGTGGGGCGACGCCTTGCATGAGCTGCGTCCTATCCAGAAGCCAATTGAAAATATTGACGGCCAACAGTTGATTGTCGCCACTTCCAATATAATAGTTGTTCAGAAAAATGGAATCGCCACCAATAACCATTCGAGTCACTCCTCTCTCCGCATAAACTCCCTTGATGGCACCTTTTTCAACCGAAACCATTAAAGGAATCGGTTTGTTGTGTGGCGCGGAGCTATTTTCTATGATTGCGTTGGCGCTGGTGAAGGCCAGTTCCTCTACTTTTGGAGCGTCTGCATTTTGCTTGCCGGTGTCCCGTTTGGAAATGGAGCGGGGTTGGTATAACTGCACGCTTGAATCAAGTAATGAAGAGACTATCGGGCTGTTCTTGTTGAATCCGCTGATGATCAAATCCACTCCATCCTTCTGGCTGTTCTCCATGTCCCTGACGATGTTATGGCCGATCTCCACATTCCAATCTTCAGCCAAAAATTTTTCCATCCCCAGGTTGTCCTTCTCGCTGGTGAAATTTAAGAGAAACAACATGCGTCCACCCTGGTTGAGATACTTGCGGATATTATCCACTTCCTCTGGAAAGAAAGGAGTCCTCGTGGCCAGCACCACCAGCAGGTTGCAATCTGCAGGTACCGTGTTTGTGCCGACCAGGTTCGTGATTACGGCCGGTTGGATATAATTCTGTTGCAGCAGTTCGACGAGCTTATTGTAGCCATCCTTTTCTGTGGAAATAAGACTGGAAAGTTTGTGTGGGGCAACGAAATAGGCTTTGAAAGGTTTGGTGCTCGTCACTCTCAGGAGAGCGGCGTTAAAATAAAGTTCACCTTTAAATGATTTCAGGACGTAGCGGAACTCCCTTTCACCTTTTTCATTTTGTTGGGGATCGATGGTGTAGTCGCCAAGAAATGACTGTTCAACATAGTTGGTGCGGCCATTCGCCTCAAAAATGACCAAATCCTTCTGGGCCGCCGACCGCAGGCCGTACGTGGCCTTGACCTTTTCAGCTCCCGCCGGATTGTTCACGTAATCAACCGTTTCGATGGATATATGGCGATTCTTTCCATGGTACTCGCTCAACAAGGAATCGACCAACGTATAAAGCTCGTGCTTCTTATCAAAGTAAACTGTGACCTTTATGTCGTTCGTGATTGAATTTAGGAGGTTTAATGTTTGAGGGGAGAGTTGTGCCTTCGTGCGTGAGCTCCAGGAAAATCTGGTGTAGTGGCGTGCTGCCAGATAATTCAGCATGCCTACCAGTGCGATGACGGCCACTATTGAGGCAATCACCGAAAAGAGAATGCTCCACCTGCGACTTCGTGAAAAACTGGTTTTAGGGGAAGGTCGGCTGGCCATGCTTTTTATTTCCATCGGCGGCTTTGCACCACCCTCAAAGTTAAGAACAGAAAGAGAACCGTAAGGCTCACGTAAAAAATCACGTAACGTGTATCAATCAAGCCGCGGGCGAAATCATTCATCTGGTCGAATAATGCCAGATGTGAAAGCGCCTCGGTCTGCCAGGATGTAACCATGTCAAGACGGCTCGCTAAAAAGCTCAGTAGAAACAGAGTGAATCCGAAGGTAAGAGCCATCATGGCCGCGATCATCTGGCTGCGGGTCAGGGCCGAAGCAAAGCAGCCCATGGACATAAACACTCCTCCCAGGAGAAATATGCCGAAGTAAGTGCTTCCTATCAGGCCGGGATCAAGCGCTTTGGCATTATTGGTGTAGTGGCCCAGAATAAACATGCAGCCCACCAGCGGCAGCCACATAAGCATATAAAAAACCAATGCCCCTGAGAATTTGGCCATTACCACCTGCAAGTCGCTCACGGGAGTGGTCATCAAAGTTTCAAAAGTGCCTGAATACTTCTCCTGCGCGAACAGGCGCATGGTAATCATCGGAGTTGCGAGAACCAGAATCAGCCAGAAAAAATGCGTGGAGTAGAATAGTTGTGTCAGCGGCACCGGGGTGGCCTCGCTTTGCAACTGGCCAATGAGTGCGACGAAGCTCAAACCCATCAGGAACACTGCCGCCGCAATTATTACATATCCGGTTAAAGACACGAAGAAACCGGCCAATTCGCGCCGGGTGAGGGTTAAGTATGCCTGCATTAGCTCTCCTCCTCTTCGTTCGGCCGGGTTACCCTCACATAGATGTCTTCCAGGGAAAATTTGTTGCGTGTGAGTTCCCGCATGCTCCATCCCCGTTCCTTGATCAATGCAAAGACTTGCGGACGTATATCAATTCCGTCCCGCGGAGTTAAGGCGCAACGCTGGAACTCACCATCCACAGGGGAGATATCGAAATGTTCCACCTCGGGCAACTGGTCCCACAAACCGCGCAACTCGCCTGCGGGTGCAGCAACTTCGGTAATTACCTGGCTCCCTTTACTCATGAGCTTCTGAAGATTTTCCGGACTGTCTGCCGCCAGGATTTTTCCCCCGTGCAGAATCAACACGCGATTGCACGTCATTTCGACCTCCGGCAAAATGTGCGTCGAAATTAAAACAGTGTGAGTGCGACCCAAATCCTTGATCAACTGACGAACCGATCGAATCTGATTTGGATCCAAGCCAATCGTGGGTTCATCTAAAATGATCAACTCAGGTTCATGCACCAGGGCATCGGCCAGTCCGACTCGCTGCCGATAGCCTTTGGACAAGTGACCGATAATTTTCCGGCTTACATCACCCAATGAGCACTGATCGATGACCGTATCAACGCGCTCACGGCATTGGCGGCGGCCAAGTCCCTTTATTCGGGCACGAAATTTTAAGTACTCCCGCACGCGCATTTCGGGATGCAAGGGATTGTTTTCCGGCATGTAACCAATACGCCGTCGCACCTCGTCCGCCTGCGTAAAGACATCATAACCCGCGACACGTACTGTTCCGGCGGTCGCCGGCATGTAGCAGGAAAGGATGCGCATGGTCGTGCTCTTGCCGGCCCCATTGGTGCCGAGCAAGCCAACAATTTCCCCGCGGCCGACCGTAAAGGAAATGTTCGATACCGCCGTATGCCCGGCATATCGCTTGGTCAGGTTCGAGACTTCTATCATGAATCCATTTTCCATGTGCTCAGCAAAAGAGGAGTGTAGCCTGAATCGGGTGGCATGGGCCAACAAAATTCGCTTTATCGAACGGTAAGCTCCACTGTGCCTTGACGATAGGAAATGAATGCGCCTCTCCGATGTTGCGCCACGACATCGAGTTGAACCTTTTCACCTCGTTTTTTGCCTTGAAGTATTTTGGCGGCGGAGATCATATCCTGGGCAGTTTGACCATTTATGGCGGTAATCAGGTATCCGGGTTCAAGCGCCTGGGCTGCTGACGAATCTTTGTCAACTTCGACAACCACAAAGCCGTCCCTGGAGTTCAAGCCGAAGGCTCTTGCCAATTGCGGTGTGAGTTCCTGCAACCTGATACCAAGCAGTTGCTGAACAAAATCTGCATTAAAATAATCTTTTTCGGGAATCAATTTTACTACCAGGCTCTTGATTTCTGCCTTTCTTTGAATGGTGATTGGCACTTCACTACTGGAACCATTCACAAGTTGCTGATTGAAATCGATAAATCCCTTCGGCTGCTTTCCATTTATCTTGAGAACGTAGTCGCCAGCCATTAATCCGGCCTTTTCCGCCGGACTTTGTGGCTGAACATTCATTACGAGCAGGGGGACGGAGCCAGGCCGCACACGGGCGCCGAACCAAAGCGACTTCCCTGAAGATTCCGGGGTGAAGATTTCCGAAAGGGCCTCATTCACCAGTTTTACCGGGATAGCAAACCCAATTCCTTGCGCATCCGACAGGATGGCGACATTGAGGCCAATCAACTCTCCGTGAAGGTTGAGAAGCGGTCCGCCACTATTGCCGGGATTAATCGCTGCATCAGTCTGTAACCAGTTCGGAATGTCCAATTGGCTGTTTTCCTTGGGTGTGGAGCGACTTTTTGAACTTAAAATTCCCTTGCTCACGGAAGCGCCCAACCCAAATGGGTTGCCCAGCGCCAGGACCGTTTCCCCGAGTAGCAGATCATCATCTTTGGCGAATTTAACGGCGGCAAATTTCTCATGCTGCCTGGGCATGATTTTGATGAGTGCCACATCGCTTTTGGGATTGGTGGAAATCAGTTTGGCTTCATATGGAGTATCGTTGGTATACAATTTTACCCATATTTTGTCCGCCCGCCGAACCACATGGTCATTGGTCAGCACGTATCCCTCTTCATCGATGATGACTCCTGAACCGAGACTCAACTGCGAATTTGGAGCCTGGCGACGGTGATAAGGGTCAAAAAACTGCCTGATCATGTCATCAAATGGGTCTCTGACATTGATGATTGTTTCAGTCGCGATATTCACTACGGCCGGCATGACCCGCTCGATTGCCTCCACAGTGGCATCCCGGCGAATATCGGTTTCCACTGCCGATTGCTCTGCCCGACACGAATCATTCCCTGACACCAGCCATAAACTGGCGAGCACGACTGCAAAATAACCGGCTGCACGAATTTGCCCTCTAAAAAGCATAATCATAGACAACTCGACAAAACCTTTTCCCCCTTCGTTCAA
This window encodes:
- a CDS encoding trypsin-like peptidase domain-containing protein translates to MLFRGQIRAAGYFAVVLASLWLVSGNDSCRAEQSAVETDIRRDATVEAIERVMPAVVNIATETIINVRDPFDDMIRQFFDPYHRRQAPNSQLSLGSGVIIDEEGYVLTNDHVVRRADKIWVKLYTNDTPYEAKLISTNPKSDVALIKIMPRQHEKFAAVKFAKDDDLLLGETVLALGNPFGLGASVSKGILSSKSRSTPKENSQLDIPNWLQTDAAINPGNSGGPLLNLHGELIGLNVAILSDAQGIGFAIPVKLVNEALSEIFTPESSGKSLWFGARVRPGSVPLLVMNVQPQSPAEKAGLMAGDYVLKINGKQPKGFIDFNQQLVNGSSSEVPITIQRKAEIKSLVVKLIPEKDYFNADFVQQLLGIRLQELTPQLARAFGLNSRDGFVVVEVDKDSSAAQALEPGYLITAINGQTAQDMISAAKILQGKKRGEKVQLDVVAQHRRGAFISYRQGTVELTVR
- a CDS encoding Gldg family protein, with amino-acid sequence MIASIVAVIALVGMLNYLAARHYTRFSWSSRTKAQLSPQTLNLLNSITNDIKVTVYFDKKHELYTLVDSLLSEYHGKNRHISIETVDYVNNPAGAEKVKATYGLRSAAQKDLVIFEANGRTNYVEQSFLGDYTIDPQQNEKGEREFRYVLKSFKGELYFNAALLRVTSTKPFKAYFVAPHKLSSLISTEKDGYNKLVELLQQNYIQPAVITNLVGTNTVPADCNLLVVLATRTPFFPEEVDNIRKYLNQGGRMLFLLNFTSEKDNLGMEKFLAEDWNVEIGHNIVRDMENSQKDGVDLIISGFNKNSPIVSSLLDSSVQLYQPRSISKRDTGKQNADAPKVEELAFTSANAIIENSSAPHNKPIPLMVSVEKGAIKGVYAERGVTRMVIGGDSIFLNNYYIGSGDNQLLAVNIFNWLLDRTQLMQGVAPQQVTEYKIMMTRSQFRDVEWILLAAMPGGVMLLGGIVWLRRRK
- a CDS encoding ABC transporter ATP-binding protein, with protein sequence MIEVSNLTKRYAGHTAVSNISFTVGRGEIVGLLGTNGAGKSTTMRILSCYMPATAGTVRVAGYDVFTQADEVRRRIGYMPENNPLHPEMRVREYLKFRARIKGLGRRQCRERVDTVIDQCSLGDVSRKIIGHLSKGYRQRVGLADALVHEPELIILDEPTIGLDPNQIRSVRQLIKDLGRTHTVLISTHILPEVEMTCNRVLILHGGKILAADSPENLQKLMSKGSQVITEVAAPAGELRGLWDQLPEVEHFDISPVDGEFQRCALTPRDGIDIRPQVFALIKERGWSMRELTRNKFSLEDIYVRVTRPNEEEES
- a CDS encoding ABC transporter permease, whose translation is MQAYLTLTRRELAGFFVSLTGYVIIAAAVFLMGLSFVALIGQLQSEATPVPLTQLFYSTHFFWLILVLATPMITMRLFAQEKYSGTFETLMTTPVSDLQVVMAKFSGALVFYMLMWLPLVGCMFILGHYTNNAKALDPGLIGSTYFGIFLLGGVFMSMGCFASALTRSQMIAAMMALTFGFTLFLLSFLASRLDMVTSWQTEALSHLALFDQMNDFARGLIDTRYVIFYVSLTVLFLFLTLRVVQSRRWK
- a CDS encoding AsmA-like C-terminal region-containing protein, giving the protein MRISVLLLILSLVAAGIYLNQVGLPDVLKAPLIGKLHDKGVDLQFSRLRLRWYRGIVAENVVFGQVPQGTNDPQIFIREVEVKLNHEALKSFQLSPDSLILHNGEVLWAEAETNRNRQALAVNKIETRLRFLPNDQWELENFKASVAGVQVNLSGSLTNASAMREWTKGQGTNMASPKKLQDRLNRVEDTFERIKFFTPPEINLVFHGDARNLESFDAHLTVSATGAQTPWGTLTNGLLVARLLAPSTTNQQPHADLQLHADSAQTQWASTKDFRLALRLISDETLTNKVQCQLELLAGETITPWAQATNAHFTAQWAHSPTNPIPINGNGTLTLADARTRWGTAGGFELTGRLQEPPKNFTRTANEQWAWWASLEPYYIDWNCHLTNVHAQDFKVQEVACGGTWRAPELAITNVYSELYQGKVKAQASLNVVSRELNFSYSSDFDVQKVSPALSEKSRHWIGQFSWQNPPALQGSGGFVFPSWTNRQPDWRAEVLPTLCLEGEVKLGEAAYRGIQVSSAQSHIRYTNMIWDIPDLIATRPEGKLNLAIRANDRTKDYYFRINSSIDPKVAQPLFEPQQQRIFDMISTTQPPIVDAEIWGQWYDHERIGFKAQVACRDFSFRGEAATSLRSGIEYTNHFLTLTNARVEYGTQYMAASSALFNFDKRTVAITNGFSTMEPARVLTAVGPRIFKIMEPYHFLQPPMVRLNGIIPLGSEAPVDAHFEVEGGPFQWSKFNVAHISGGVHWVGDHLNLSQIQADFYKGTLTGSAEFDFAHRKGADFGFDFIVTDSNLHLLMADLYSGTNNLQGRLSGHLTVISANTADWNSWFGKGQVDLHEGLIWEIPIFGIFSQALNDLVPGLGKSPISEAAGTFTINNSIIRSDDLEMRAPVMRMLYKGTVDFDTRVNATVEAQMFQDTWVVGPILSKVLWPVTKAFEYKVTGTLANPKREPLYIPKVLSPFQWFRSLRQALPGQSGAKGNADDAKPPQ
- a CDS encoding DUF4340 domain-containing protein; the protein is MNPKNTWILIFVTAGMFAFIFFIERHQRETTPSATKALVNFKAASITSIQIQPAGQLEMRATRTNGSWQLTKPITYPAQSVAIESLLRALETLSVQIHIPTQELRKNPKAEEEFGFETPQVTVILQEGNNRHSPIKFGFLTAPGDQVYLQVVGTEGIDVVSSDIIKLLPRTLNEWRDTNLLSLKGLTFDRLAVTNGGRSFELSRASNRLWRITYPMPARADSSRVEGSLARLESARVSRFVTDDPAADLETYGLKPAEFEVTLSQGTNPVLALQFGKSPTNDSKQIFAMVKGQPAIVEIPKEFIAPWRARYEEFRDRRLAGPVPLSLETIEVHQSDKSTDFTIQKQSTGAWRVNEPYNFPADPETMLDLIDGLSGLEIVPAAGQFAVKDVVSASDFPKYGLANPVRKYILKEGMTKDKSNPTNVVLAELDFGSTFEDKIYARRADRPDEDSVYAVKQVDFERLPSKALQLRDRHIWNFTPADVSSVTVRNDGSSVKMIRKAENQWSLASGSQGIVDNFAVEAGADELGSLEAGSWIDCGDQNLAKYGISDKSTQVSVEVRSGNQNQTLVLDLGGWSPSQHRYGAVRLEGQTWVFEFPTRIVERILYDFNIHEKPAS